In one candidate division WOR-3 bacterium genomic region, the following are encoded:
- a CDS encoding PQQ-binding-like beta-propeller repeat protein, with amino-acid sequence MQDYIKLIGLAALFVLVISCGEQGKEPEIRWKFTSAAFLSSPAIGPDNTIYAFSENDTLYAFNQDGSVKWRLGLPDTIWYHPSNILISPVVAQDNTIYLFAVDGCLYSINSGGSINWRLPIKPTFPTIYGTPALGANGTIYVYAPESLYAISPAGVIDWVVEVGGGSCITFPAVGADGTIYIGADRDLIALNPDGSVKWSFDMAPAISTIDRLAIGADRTVYVFGTGIDDAGNLLAFSDDGSLRWTCTLEDSDCISIGTPVIGIDGTVYLGSATSSARGWLYAVSPSGEVRWKKQSTSLVQEAYDLAIDSEGTIYGVEGAFTPDGNLKWRYPIGTTVVNSLGAPAIGSDGTVYIGCGTGLFAFNTSAAGLAQSSWPRSRHDNRNSGNVLTQ; translated from the coding sequence ATGCAGGACTATATCAAGCTCATCGGACTTGCTGCGCTGTTCGTTTTGGTTATTTCCTGCGGGGAGCAGGGTAAAGAGCCTGAAATCAGATGGAAGTTCACCAGTGCTGCGTTTCTTTCTTCACCGGCAATCGGACCGGACAACACCATCTACGCATTCAGTGAAAACGACACCCTTTATGCATTCAATCAGGACGGCAGTGTCAAATGGCGCCTGGGCTTGCCCGATACCATCTGGTACCACCCTTCAAATATTCTAATTTCACCGGTTGTGGCGCAGGATAACACCATCTATCTTTTTGCTGTTGACGGCTGTCTTTACTCAATTAACTCCGGCGGCAGTATAAACTGGCGGTTACCGATTAAACCCACATTTCCCACCATCTATGGCACACCCGCACTCGGAGCCAATGGCACAATCTATGTTTATGCACCGGAATCGCTTTATGCCATTTCGCCAGCAGGTGTTATTGACTGGGTTGTTGAGGTTGGCGGTGGCTCCTGTATCACCTTTCCCGCAGTGGGTGCTGATGGCACAATCTATATCGGTGCGGACCGGGACCTGATTGCCCTGAATCCTGATGGCAGTGTGAAATGGTCGTTTGATATGGCACCGGCAATCTCCACGATTGACCGGCTGGCAATCGGCGCGGACAGAACCGTTTATGTGTTCGGCACCGGTATTGACGACGCCGGCAATCTCCTTGCGTTCAGCGATGATGGCAGCCTGCGCTGGACCTGCACTCTTGAAGACAGCGATTGCATCAGTATCGGCACACCGGTTATCGGCATCGACGGCACAGTCTATCTTGGCAGTGCCACCAGTTCGGCTCGGGGCTGGCTCTATGCTGTTTCTCCTTCAGGAGAGGTGCGCTGGAAAAAACAGAGCACAAGCTTAGTTCAGGAAGCCTATGATTTGGCGATTGATTCTGAGGGCACAATTTATGGTGTTGAAGGTGCGTTTACCCCTGACGGCAATCTGAAATGGCGCTATCCAATTGGAACAACAGTTGTCAACTCGCTCGGAGCACCGGCAATCGGCTCTGATGGCACGGTTTACATTGGCTGCGGCACCGGACTTTTTGCCTTTAACACCAGCGCTGCTGGACTGGCGCAATCATCCTGGCCCAGGTCAAGACACGACAACCGCAATTCGGGAAATGTCTTAACCCAGTAA